The DNA window TAATTCCCATCATCGTCCAACGTTTTTTGCCGCTGTCTAAGAATGGTTGTTCTATTTTTTTGTAAATTTTATAGATTTTGCTGGTTTCCATTCCCTGTTCTTCCTTGTGTTCTTCGTTATCTTTTACTTTCAATAAATGATAACCCAGATAAGGGGTAACCGTTAACGCTACGAATAATGAAAGCATCATCGCAATAGAAGCACCAATTGGCATTGGAGACATATAAGGTCCCATCATTCCGCTTACGAAAGCCATCGGTAAAATGGCAGCAATTACGGTGAACGTTGCCAAAATCGTAGGGTTTCCAACTTCATTTATGGCATAAATCGCAGCTTGTTTGAATGGCAATTTCTTCATGTGGAAGTGACGGTGCATGTTTTCAGCAATAATAATACTGTCGTCTACCACAATTCCCACCACAAAAACCAATGCGAAAAGCGTGATTCTGTTCAGCGTATAACCCAACATATAGTAACTGAAAAGCGTCAATGCAAAGGTTAAAGGAACTGAGAAGAAAACGACTAATCCGCCTCTCCAACCCATTGCCAACATAACCAGAACAGTAACTGCTAAAATCGCAACTCCAAGGTGCATCAATAATTCTGAAACTTTATGAGAAGCGGTTTCTCCGTAATTTCTGGTGACTTCTACATGAACATCATTCGGAATTAACGTTTTCTTTAAATCTTCTACTTTATCCAAAATTTGTTCAGAAATTTTCATGGCATCTGCTCCTTTCACTTTAGAAACAGAAAGCGTAACGGCAGGATATTCTGACTTGAATTTTTTACCATTTTCAACTGCATTTCCATAACCGAAACTCACATAATTCGCTGGAGATTGCGCTCCATCTTCTACTTTTGCAATTTGTTTCAGGTAAACCGGCATATTTTGCGAAGTTCCCACCACCAAATTTTCTACATCTTCGGCGGAACTTAAAAATTGCCCTGTTGTTAAAAGATATTGCGTATCATTAGAATCGAAACTTCCTGATTGAGAGCTTCCGTTATTGGCTTGAATCATTTGCATCACGTTTAATGCGTCAATGCTTAATTCCGCCATTTTATCTTTGTCTAACTCTACTTTTAATTGGCGGTTTCTTCCTCCAATCACTTTGGTTAAAGAAACGTCTTTAATTTTTTTGATTTCCGAAGACAATTCTTCTGTCATCTGACGAAGTTCGTAATCGTTGTATTTTTCACTCCAAAGTGTTAAACCTAGCATCGGAACATCGTCAATAGAACGTGTTTTCACCATCGGTTCATAAACGCCTTTCGGAAAAATATTTTTATTTTTCATGAGTTCGTCATACAATTTAACGTAAGAACGCTCTGTATCTTCGCCTACGTAAAACTGAACGATAATCATGGCTTGTCCGTTCATTGCCATAGAATGAACGTGCTCTACTCCTTTTATATTTGAGATGATTTTTTCTAATGGTTTCACCACTCTGCTTTCTACCTCTTTAGGTGAAGCACCAGGATAACCTACCATTACGTCTGCCATCGGAACGATAATTTGTGGCTCTTCTTCTCTTGGTATTAATGTGGAACTGTACACCCCAATAATCATCAATGCAATCATCAACAAAATCGTTAATTTTGAATTGATAAAAAACTCGGCGATGCGTCCTGCAAATCCTTTTTCCATACTATTCTCTATTTGTTACGGGTTTCGGGTTACGGGTTTCGAGTAAAAAACTCATATCTCGTATCTCGGAACTCATATTATTTTAAAGTAACTTTTGCACCGTTATACAATTTTCCTTGTGCTGAAATGATATATTGGTCATTTGCATTAAGACCTGATAAAATTTCTACTTGATCACCGAAAGTTTTACCCACTTTTACCCATCTTAGAACTGCGGTATTTTGTGAACTCACGGTGTACACTCCTGTTAATTGTCCGTTTTCTACAAATGCAGATTTAGGAATCATTACGCCATCCTGAAAATCTTGGTTTACATTTCCAGAATTTTTGAAAGGAAACTGAACATTCACAAACATCCCTGGTAATAAATCTTTAGAAGCAGGAACATTGACTTTCACTAAGTATTGTCCACCTGTATTTGTTGAAGATTTGCTGATTTCTGAAACCGTACCCGAAACTTCCTTATTGGTAGATTTTAAAGTTACTTTTACGGGCATTCCAGATTTTAAAAGGGTAATATTCTGTTCAGAAACTAAAACCTGGGCTTGTAAAGCTCCTGGAGATTCTATGGTTAACAAAGGCATTCCTGGACTTGCCATATCCCCTTGACTGGCATATTTCGCAGTAACCGTACCAGAAATAGGTGCCGTAACGTTGGTATATCTGTACTGAGCGTTTACTTCGTTTTTCATTTGCTGCGCTGCTTGTAAACCTGCTTGAGCCATTTCGTAGCGCGCTCTCATATCATCTAATTCTTTTTGAGAAGCAGACTGATTTTTGTATAAATTTTGAAATCTTTCAAAATCTTTTTTCGCGATATTGTAGTTGGCTTGTGCTTGCGCTATTCCAGCAGAAGCTTGTCCGCCTTTTGCCTGAATATCTGTACTGTTGATGCTTACTAAAAGTTGACCCGCATTCACATATTGCCCTACTTCTGCGCGCATTGCAGTAATGTACCCCATCATTCTGGTAGAAACATTTACCGAATTTTTAGCGACTAATTTTCCACTTGCTGTAGCATTAGAACCTACTGCGTTGGTGGCAGATTTATTTACGATAACCGCGATTGGTTTGTCATTCAATTCTGCAGATTTTTTTTCGTCTGAAGAACAACTTGCAAGGAATACGCTTCCTAAAAATAATGCTGAATAAATATATTTTTTCATAATGATTTATTTAAATTTAAAACACAGAGAAGCAGTGAACACACAGCGTTCACAGAGATTTTAATTTTTTAAAAATTTATAGTATTCTAAAGCGACATTGTATTCAAAAATAGCTTGTTGATATTCCAAATCTTTTTGAGACATGGTGGTTTCACTCATTAATAAGTCTGAAGATTTCTCTAAACCTTGGTCGTATCTGTTTTTACGAATTCTATACGCTTCTTTGCTTTGTTCCAGCGCTAGTTTAGAAAGGTTTACCTTGTTTTCTGCATCTTGAACTTGGCGATTTGCTTTATTGAGTTCTAACTGACTTTGTTTATTGTATTGAGTGATTTCGGTTTGTGCTTTGGTGAGTTCTGCTTTGTATTTTTCCTGTTCAGATTTTGCTTTTAATCCATCAAAAACATTCCAAGACAACTGAACTCCCGCCAAATAACCATTGGCACCAAACTGTGCGAATTTATTATCATACAATTCAAAACTTCCGAAAGCATTTAATCTTGGCAAAAACTTGGCTTTGGTTGATTTAATCAGATAATCATATGCTTCTAGAGATTTTTGATACGCCTGTAAATCTTTTCTTTCCACATTTAGTGTAGCCGTATTTTCTAAAATCTGGTTTTGAAATTCTAATTTTTCACTAGGCTTAAAAACCTTATTGAAAGACTCTTCGTCTAATAAGAAATAAAGGTAATCCGAAGCATTTTTTATGTTAGATTTTGCATAAGCGATTTGATTTTCAATTTCTTTTACGCGAACGTCTATGTACAACACTTCCGTTTTCTGAATCATTCCGTTTTTGAAATAATTGTCGATTACTTTTTTGTTAGCGAGCGTTGTAGTTTTAGCATTTTCAAGTGTTTCAAGCATTCTGTAGGCTAATTGCAGTTGCATGTATGCTTTTTTGAACTCAAACTGAATGTATTCTTTGGTTCTTTCTGCTTTAATTTTTAAAACTTCAGATTTTACTTGTCCTGCTTTTTTAAGATACACTGCATCCATATTGATGATGGGTTGTTGCACCTCAATTTTAGTAGCGAAATTAGAAATTGCGTCTGGAGCATTTAATTTAGCTGGGTCAAAATCCATTTGCGTGATACGCTCTTGATTCAATTTAGAACCGAAAGCATACAAAGGATTATTGGTATTCGAAAAGGTGTAAGAAGCATTTACGTTGGGTAAATACATTGCTCTCGTTCCCAATAGTTCTGCTTGTGCTAATTTGGCTTCGTCATTAGCCAATTTCACTTGAAGATTTTGGTCTACCATTCTTTGTTCTAATTCTGCTCTAGAAATTCTGATGGTATCTTGAGAGAAACCTTTCAGAACGAGCGAAAAAACAAAAACTACCGTTAAAAATTTTCTCATTCTATTTAAATTTTTCTTTTTTGTCATTTATTTTAATTATTGAAATCGAGAATTTTGATACACGTTCTCTATTTCTTTGGCAAAAATATAGGTGAGAAAAATCTTGTGCAGTAACTTATGTTACATTCAGAAAATTCTTTTGTTAGAAAGAAAAAAACGCCAGAAAAATTCTGACGTTTCAAAAGGTAATTTTCGATATTTCAATTTAAACATTCTCCAGTTATAGAAAGGGAATGGGAAATTATTTCTGGTGGATTTCCAAGAAGAGGTAAATTATTTTGTTGCCATTTCACCAAACCACCTTCTAAATAGTAAATCTGGTTAAAGTCTCTGTCTTCCAAATATTTGGCAACACTTTTACTTCTGACACTGTTGTTACAAACCAAAACGATTTTTTTATCTGCATCAAAATTTGTCAATTGTTCTTCTATCTCGCTGAAAGGAATATTTTCTACGATAGGAAGATTTATTTTATACAATTCAAATTCATAGCGTTCTCTAACGTCTACCAACTGAATGGTATCGTTTATCATCGTTTGAAAGGTATTCGGACAAATGCTTTTCATAGAAATTCTCAATTTATTGGGTTAAAAAAGACTCTGTTTATCTTTATTGAATGCAAAATTGAATTTTTCTGAAAAACCGCTTTGTAACCAATGTTACAAACATCAAGAGAATTGATAATATCTATTTAAAGATAAAATTTTAATAGAAATTATGCTAAAACAAAATAGCGCCTTCTAATTCTAGGAGTTTTTGTTTTCGCCAAATTCCACCGCCATAACCTATAAGATTTCCATCACTGCCAATCACTCTGTGACAAGGAACCAAGATGGAAATTTTATTCATTCCATTGGCATTTGCCACTGCTCTCACTTTTTTGCTATCTCCCAAAATTTCAGATTGTTTCGCATAGCTCCAAGTTTCACCAAAAGGAATTTTCATCAAGATTTCCCAAACTGATTTCTGAAAATCTGAACCCACAAAATGTAGCGGAACGGTAAATTCTTTTCTTTTTCCTTCAAAATATTCGGTAAGTTGTTCTTCTAAAATTTTAAAATGAGAGTTTTCTCCTTGAATAATATTGGCATTTAAGGATTTAGAGAGGTGTTTCAGTTCGGTTTCCAGCATTTTTCTGTCTGTAAATTCTAGCATACAAATTCCTTCATCCGTTGCAGCAGCATACATGGTTCCGAGTGGTGTTTCGATGCGTTTTAAATCAATTACTTTCTGATTTTTAGAATTTTTAGGAGACACTCCGAAAACATTATTAAAACTTTCGGTAAAACCGCTTAAACTTTCGTAGCCACTTTCTAGAGCGGTTTCCGTTACGGTTTCTCCTTGTTGAATTTTCTTAAATGCAGAATTAATTCTGAACATTCTTTGATACGCCTGAAACGTAATTCCGTGATTTTTCAGAAACCAACGTCTCATGGTTGCAGGTTCTATTCCGCGTTTTACCAAGTCGTAATCTTTGAACTTCAAAGAAGGATTTTCTGCTAATTCTGTGATGATTTCCTGAATATATTTCGGAGTTTCATTCAGTTTTTCTAATGGTTTACAAACCTTACAAGGGCGATATCCTTTCAGAATCGCATCTTTAGTATTGCTGAAAAATTCTACATTTTCGGGTTTTGGTTTTCGGGCGGTACAAGTTGGTCTACAGAAAATTCCCGTAGTTTTTACGCCCATCCAAAAAACGCCTTCGAAACTTGCATCTTTATTGAAAGAAGCATTATACATGATATCGTTAGGTAAGTTCATAAATGATGATTGATATATGATGATTGAAAAAAGATATGATAAACTTTGTCAAAGATTTTAAAACTTTGACAAAGTAATGCAAATGTAAATTTTTAGGAATGGATAATACAACCGAAAAATGAACAAGTATTTTTGATTTTAGATTTTAGATGTGAGATTTTAGATGTGAGATGTTGGATGGGACTCTTCGACTACCGCTCAGAGTGACAATTATTTAAAATTCTGTTGTTTTTGCGCGAGGGCGAAGTGTATTGTTGGAGCTCTTTTTAATTTTTTAGAAAAAAATTAAAAAAGCGACTACACGAAGACCGAACTTTTTTCGGCGGATGAAAAAACGCTTTTAGAAAAATTTCTAAAAGCGTTTTTAGCGTTGGCAAAAAAAGGACGCGCCCAAAAATTACTTTTTCGGTTCGTTTTTCTTTTTGATATCGCTTTCTATTTTTTTAATGGCTTTTAAATTATCAATAATCTGTAGCGTTTCTTCTACATTCAGAATTTCTACCGGAACATCTGCTCTGGTTTTGTCCCACTCGAAAACTAAATTTAATTTTTCGTCTGTAATATCTTCGAAATTAATGGTAAAACGTTCCATTTTTTCGTTCATCATTTTTACAGGAACGATAGTGGTTGCTACATCTTCTTTTGCATCATAGGTATAAGCCCCCCAATTGTTAACCCCTCTGTTTAAAATGATTTTCCATTCTTTTTCTTGAGGAACTACATACAAAGCGTAGGTTCCTTTTTTCACTTTTTGACCGCCAAAAAGCACTTCTTGACCAAAAGTAATTCTGGTGGCTTCATTGGCTCCAGCTCTCCATACTTGACCGAAAGGAACCAATTCTCCGAAGATTTTTCTTCCTTTTACCGCTGGTCTACCATATTCTATAGAAATTTTGGTCACCGAAAATTGCTGTTCTACGGTTTGTCTTGGACTAACTGCTGGAATGTTATATTGCTGAGCAAAAGCGTGTACACTTACTGCCAATGCTAAAGAAAATATCAGTTTTTTCATATTTTTTATTTTTAATTTTTGATAAAGATAAAAAAAATAGTTAATGATAAAATAGAATATAAAAAAAATCCTTTAAGGTTTTGAAACCTTAAAGGATTGCTATTTCTAGAGAAAATTTTTACATTTTTTCCATTTTGAAAGTCATGCTTTCGATAACTTTGAGCATTGCTTCTACAGTATCCATACTGGTAAGACAAGGAACGCCATTTTCTACCGAAGTTCTACGGATTAAGAACCCGTCATTCATCGATTGTTTTCCTTTAGTAGTGGTATTCACTACATATTGTACTTTTCCTTTTTGGATTAAACTGATTAAGTTCTCTGTTTCTTCTTCTATTTTATACCCAATTTTGGTTGGGATATTGAGTTCGTTAAAATATCTAGAAGTTCCTCTGGTTGCCCAAATTTTGAAACCTATATCGTAGAATCTTTTCGCTAATCTTGCTGCTTCTGGCTTATTCACATCATCTATGGTAAATAAGATAGAACCGTGTAAAGGAACTTTTCTACCTGCACCGATTAAACCTTTGTACAAGGCTTTTTCTAGCGTAGAATCTTTGCCCATTACTTCTCCTGTAGATTTCATTTCTGGTCCCAGTGTTACATCTACTCTTGTCAATTTACTGAACGAGAATACTGGTACTTTTACAAAAATTCCTTCTTTATTTGGAACCAATCCATCTTTGTAACCTAAATCTTTCAGATTTGCTCCGAGAATTGCTTTGGTCGCTAAATTCGCCATTGGAACTTCTGTAATTTTTGACAAGAAAGGAACGGTTCTCGATGAACGCGGATTTACCTCAATCACGTAGACATTTCCATCAGAAATTACATACTGAATATTCATTAAACCTACTACTTTCAACCCTTTTGCTAAACGTTTGGTATAATCTTCTAGTGTTGCAATCTGGTCTGGAGTAAGCGTTTGTGGAGGATATACTGCAATAGAATCTCCTGAGTGAACTCCCGCTCTTTCGATGTGTTCCATAATTCCTGGAATTACGGTAGTTTCGCCATCACAAATCGCGTCTACTTCTACTTCTTTTCCGGTAAGATAACGGTCTACTAAAACTGGGTGTTCTGGACTTGCATCTACCGCATGTTCCATGTAATGGTCTAGTTCTGCATCGTTGTATACGATTTCCATGGCTCTTCCTCCCAGAACGTAACTTGGTCTCACTAAAACTGGGAATCCAATTTCATTGGCAATTTTAATTGCTTCTTCTTTAGAGAAACACGTTTTACCAAGAGGTTGTGGAATGCCTAATTCCTGCAGTGCATGTTCGAATTTATCTCTGTTTTCGGCTCTGTCTAAATCTTCTAGAGAAGTTCCCAGAATTTCTACACCATGAGCTGCTAATTTATCAGCAAGGTTAATCGCGGTTTGTCCACCAAACTGTACAATCACTCCTTTTGGTTTTTCGAGTTCTATGATGTTCATTACATCTTCCTCTGTTAAAGGCTCGAAATATAGCTTATCCGAAATCGAGAAATCTGTAGAAACTGTTTCTGGATTGTTATTGATGATAATCGCTTCGTAACCCATTTGTTTGATTGCCCAAACTGAGTGAACGGTAGCGTAATCAAATTCTACCCCTTGACCAATTCTGATAGGACCAGAACCTAAAACGATGATTTTTTCTTTATCCGAAGGAATGCTCTCGTTTTCTTCTTCATACGTTCCGTAGAAATAAGGAGTAGCAGATTCAAATTCTGCGGCGCAAGTATCTACCATTTTGTAAACTGGCATTACTCCGTTTTCTTTTCTGAACTTGAAGATTTCTCTGTGGTCTGTTTCCCAAAGATGTGCGATATTAATATCTGAGAAGCCTAATCTTTTCGCTTCCAGTAATATTTCTTTGTTAAATTTATTTTCCGCAATGGTTTTTTCAAAATCAATCAGTTTTTTGAATTTCCAAACGAAGAATTTATCTATTTTACTCCATTCTACGATGGTTTCCCAATCATAACCTCTTCTTAAAGCTTCGCCGATGATGAATAATCTTTCGTCATCACACACTCTAATTCTGCGTTCGATATCTTCGTCTGTTAAGGCAAGTGCAGGTTTGGTTTTTAATCCTAAATGTTGCAATCCCGTTTCTAAAGAACGAATCGCTTTCATTAATGATTCTTCAAAACTTCTACCAATCGCCATTACTTCACCTGTAGCTTTCATTTGGGTAGAAAGTCTTCTGTCAGCTGTTTCGAATTTATCAAATGGGAATCTAGGAATTTTAGTTACCACATAATCCAGAGCAGGCTCGAAACAAGCATAAGTTTTTCCTGTAACTGGATTAAGCATTTCGTCTAAAGTTAGTCCTACTGCAATTTTAGCCGCTAATTTCGCAATTGGATAACCTGTTGCTTTACTTGCTAAAGCCGAACTTCTAGAAACTCTAGGATTTACTTCGATAATATAATAGTTGAAAGAATGAGGGTCTAAAGCCAACTGTACGTTACAACCTCCTTCTATTCCGAGAGCTCTAATAATTTTAAGTGAAGCATTTCTGAGCATCTGATATTCTCTGTCAGAAAGCGTTTGCGAAGGCGCAACTACGATAGAATCTCCAGTGTGAACACCTACTGGATCTATGTTTTCCATGTTACAAACCACGATAGCATTATCGTTTTTGTCACGCATTACTTCGTATTCTATTTCTTTAAACCCTGCAATTGATTTTTCAATTAAACATTGAGTCACTGGAGAATATTTCAGTCCAAGTTCTGCAATTTCTGTCAGTTGGTATTCATCATAAGCAATTCCACCGCCTGTTCCACCCATGGTAAAAGCAGGACGAACAATTACTGGATAACCAATTTTTTCTGCAAAAGCTAATGCGCCTTCTACTGTATTTACAATATCAGAATCTGGAACCGGCTCGTTTAATTCTCTCATTAATTCACGGAACAAATCTCTGTCTTCTGCTCTATTAATCGCAGAAAGTTTAGTTCCTAGAACTTCTACTCCACATTCTTCTAAAATTCCAGAATTTTGTAATTCTACTGCCATGTTCAATCCTGTTTGTCCACCCAAAGTTGGCAAAAGTGCATCTGGACGCTCTTTTCTAATGATATGACTTACAAATGGAAGAGAAATAGGCTCTATATATACTTTGTCTGCAATTTCTACATCGGTCATGATGGTTGCAGGATTAGAATTGATGAGGATTACTCTGTACCCTTCTTCTTTTAATGCAAGGCAAGCTTGAGTTCCTGCATAGTCAAATTCTGCAGCTTGCCCGATGATAATTGGGCCGCTTCCTATTACTAAAATGGTTTTAATATCTGTTCTTTTCATTTTTTCTTTTTACAAATTTTTAGTAATTAGTTCTTATTTTTAAACTCTTCCATCATTTCCACAAATTCATCAAAAAGATAATTGGCATCTTCTGGACCTGGACTTGCTTCTGGATGATATTGTACCGAAAAACATGGATATTTCTTATGACGAACTCCTTCGTTTGTTTTATCATTCAGAGCGATGTGTGTAACTTCTAAATCGGTATTTTCTAGAGATTCTTCGTCTATTGCATAACCGTGATTCTGAGAAGTAATCGCTACTTTACCAGTTTTTAAATCTAGAACAGGGTGATTTCCACCTCTGTGTCCGAATTTTAATTTATAGGTTTTTGCTCCACAAGCCAAACCAATTAACTGATGACCTAAACAAATTCCGAAGATTGGAACTTTACCCAGTAAACCATTGATTAATTCTGAAGCCCCTTTTACATCTTGTGGATCACCAGGACCGTTAGAAAGCATTACTCCATCTGGATTCATTAATAGAATCTCATCCGCAGTAGTATCTTGAGACACCACGATAATGTCGCAATCTCTCTGAGAAAGTTCTCTGATGATGCCTAATTTAGAACCAAAATCTACTAAAACCACTTTGAAACCTCTTCCTGGACTTGCATAAGGCGTTTTGGTAGAAACTTGCTCCACTTGATTGGTTGGGAAATTTTTAGATTTCAGTTCAGCAATTACTGCTGTTTCATCTGCATTTTCATCTACAATTTTCCCTTTTAAAACCCCGTGATTTCTGATAATTCTGGTCAGTTTTCTGGTATCAATCCCTGAAATTCCTGATAGCTTTTTTTTGGCAAAAAATTCATCTAAAGACAATTGACTTCTAAAATTAGAAGGAAAATCACACAATTCCCTCACGATTAAGCCTTTGATTGCGGGCTCAATACTTTCGAAATCATCTCTATTAATTCCGTAATTACCAATTAATGGATAAGTCATGGTTACAATTTGACCGCAATATGAAGGGTCTGAAATAAGTTCTTGATAACCAGTCATCCCGGTATTGAACACCACTTCTCCTTCAGTATCGGTATTTGCACCAAAACCTTGTCCGTGAAAAACTTCACCTGATTCTAAAATT is part of the Cloacibacterium normanense genome and encodes:
- a CDS encoding efflux RND transporter permease subunit — translated: MEKGFAGRIAEFFINSKLTILLMIALMIIGVYSSTLIPREEEPQIIVPMADVMVGYPGASPKEVESRVVKPLEKIISNIKGVEHVHSMAMNGQAMIIVQFYVGEDTERSYVKLYDELMKNKNIFPKGVYEPMVKTRSIDDVPMLGLTLWSEKYNDYELRQMTEELSSEIKKIKDVSLTKVIGGRNRQLKVELDKDKMAELSIDALNVMQMIQANNGSSQSGSFDSNDTQYLLTTGQFLSSAEDVENLVVGTSQNMPVYLKQIAKVEDGAQSPANYVSFGYGNAVENGKKFKSEYPAVTLSVSKVKGADAMKISEQILDKVEDLKKTLIPNDVHVEVTRNYGETASHKVSELLMHLGVAILAVTVLVMLAMGWRGGLVVFFSVPLTFALTLFSYYMLGYTLNRITLFALVFVVGIVVDDSIIIAENMHRHFHMKKLPFKQAAIYAINEVGNPTILATFTVIAAILPMAFVSGMMGPYMSPMPIGASIAMMLSLFVALTVTPYLGYHLLKVKDNEEHKEEQGMETSKIYKIYKKIEQPFLDSGKKRWTMMGITVVLLLISMLAFATKWVAVKMLPFDNKNEIQVVIDMPEGTTLERTASVSQEIAQYLKTVPEVVNYQSYVGSSAPITFNGLVRHYDMRGQSNTADIQVNLLHKEDRNNQSHDVAKNIRPEIQKIAKKYNANVKIVEVPPGPPVLSTIVAEIYGPDYDEQIKVANQVQNILNNTDDVVDVDWMVEAPQTEFKLVADKEKAMLNGVAPAQIVGNITYLMGEHPIGNLYDEKSNDAVDIVMKLNDADKTSITDITDVKIKGQMGNMVPVSDLVKVQREELQKTIYRKDQKRVVYVLADMAGGLESPAYAILGMEEKLKKMQLPKGYSINELYMNQPSNEDDYTVKWDGEWQITLEVFRDLGAAFAVVIIIIYMLIVGWFQNFKTPMVMMVAIPLSLIGIVLGHWLLGAFFTATSFIGMIALAGVMVRNSVLLIDFIEIRLNEGIPMKQAIIEAGAVRTTPILLTTGAVVIGAVIILFDPIFQGLAISLVFGAIVSTLLTLIVIPLIYYMTEKKKWEKIHADERSEYGEISSDDNL
- a CDS encoding carbamoyl phosphate synthase small subunit, which encodes MKKKLILESGEVFHGQGFGANTDTEGEVVFNTGMTGYQELISDPSYCGQIVTMTYPLIGNYGINRDDFESIEPAIKGLIVRELCDFPSNFRSQLSLDEFFAKKKLSGISGIDTRKLTRIIRNHGVLKGKIVDENADETAVIAELKSKNFPTNQVEQVSTKTPYASPGRGFKVVLVDFGSKLGIIRELSQRDCDIIVVSQDTTADEILLMNPDGVMLSNGPGDPQDVKGASELINGLLGKVPIFGICLGHQLIGLACGAKTYKLKFGHRGGNHPVLDLKTGKVAITSQNHGYAIDEESLENTDLEVTHIALNDKTNEGVRHKKYPCFSVQYHPEASPGPEDANYLFDEFVEMMEEFKNKN
- a CDS encoding TolC family protein, giving the protein MRKFLTVVFVFSLVLKGFSQDTIRISRAELEQRMVDQNLQVKLANDEAKLAQAELLGTRAMYLPNVNASYTFSNTNNPLYAFGSKLNQERITQMDFDPAKLNAPDAISNFATKIEVQQPIINMDAVYLKKAGQVKSEVLKIKAERTKEYIQFEFKKAYMQLQLAYRMLETLENAKTTTLANKKVIDNYFKNGMIQKTEVLYIDVRVKEIENQIAYAKSNIKNASDYLYFLLDEESFNKVFKPSEKLEFQNQILENTATLNVERKDLQAYQKSLEAYDYLIKSTKAKFLPRLNAFGSFELYDNKFAQFGANGYLAGVQLSWNVFDGLKAKSEQEKYKAELTKAQTEITQYNKQSQLELNKANRQVQDAENKVNLSKLALEQSKEAYRIRKNRYDQGLEKSSDLLMSETTMSQKDLEYQQAIFEYNVALEYYKFLKN
- a CDS encoding efflux RND transporter periplasmic adaptor subunit, which translates into the protein MKKYIYSALFLGSVFLASCSSDEKKSAELNDKPIAVIVNKSATNAVGSNATASGKLVAKNSVNVSTRMMGYITAMRAEVGQYVNAGQLLVSINSTDIQAKGGQASAGIAQAQANYNIAKKDFERFQNLYKNQSASQKELDDMRARYEMAQAGLQAAQQMKNEVNAQYRYTNVTAPISGTVTAKYASQGDMASPGMPLLTIESPGALQAQVLVSEQNITLLKSGMPVKVTLKSTNKEVSGTVSEISKSSTNTGGQYLVKVNVPASKDLLPGMFVNVQFPFKNSGNVNQDFQDGVMIPKSAFVENGQLTGVYTVSSQNTAVLRWVKVGKTFGDQVEILSGLNANDQYIISAQGKLYNGAKVTLK
- the carB gene encoding carbamoyl-phosphate synthase large subunit, with translation MKRTDIKTILVIGSGPIIIGQAAEFDYAGTQACLALKEEGYRVILINSNPATIMTDVEIADKVYIEPISLPFVSHIIRKERPDALLPTLGGQTGLNMAVELQNSGILEECGVEVLGTKLSAINRAEDRDLFRELMRELNEPVPDSDIVNTVEGALAFAEKIGYPVIVRPAFTMGGTGGGIAYDEYQLTEIAELGLKYSPVTQCLIEKSIAGFKEIEYEVMRDKNDNAIVVCNMENIDPVGVHTGDSIVVAPSQTLSDREYQMLRNASLKIIRALGIEGGCNVQLALDPHSFNYYIIEVNPRVSRSSALASKATGYPIAKLAAKIAVGLTLDEMLNPVTGKTYACFEPALDYVVTKIPRFPFDKFETADRRLSTQMKATGEVMAIGRSFEESLMKAIRSLETGLQHLGLKTKPALALTDEDIERRIRVCDDERLFIIGEALRRGYDWETIVEWSKIDKFFVWKFKKLIDFEKTIAENKFNKEILLEAKRLGFSDINIAHLWETDHREIFKFRKENGVMPVYKMVDTCAAEFESATPYFYGTYEEENESIPSDKEKIIVLGSGPIRIGQGVEFDYATVHSVWAIKQMGYEAIIINNNPETVSTDFSISDKLYFEPLTEEDVMNIIELEKPKGVIVQFGGQTAINLADKLAAHGVEILGTSLEDLDRAENRDKFEHALQELGIPQPLGKTCFSKEEAIKIANEIGFPVLVRPSYVLGGRAMEIVYNDAELDHYMEHAVDASPEHPVLVDRYLTGKEVEVDAICDGETTVIPGIMEHIERAGVHSGDSIAVYPPQTLTPDQIATLEDYTKRLAKGLKVVGLMNIQYVISDGNVYVIEVNPRSSRTVPFLSKITEVPMANLATKAILGANLKDLGYKDGLVPNKEGIFVKVPVFSFSKLTRVDVTLGPEMKSTGEVMGKDSTLEKALYKGLIGAGRKVPLHGSILFTIDDVNKPEAARLAKRFYDIGFKIWATRGTSRYFNELNIPTKIGYKIEEETENLISLIQKGKVQYVVNTTTKGKQSMNDGFLIRRTSVENGVPCLTSMDTVEAMLKVIESMTFKMEKM
- a CDS encoding rhodanese-like domain-containing protein, encoding MINDTIQLVDVRERYEFELYKINLPIVENIPFSEIEEQLTNFDADKKIVLVCNNSVRSKSVAKYLEDRDFNQIYYLEGGLVKWQQNNLPLLGNPPEIISHSLSITGECLN
- a CDS encoding DUF2911 domain-containing protein, translating into MKKLIFSLALAVSVHAFAQQYNIPAVSPRQTVEQQFSVTKISIEYGRPAVKGRKIFGELVPFGQVWRAGANEATRITFGQEVLFGGQKVKKGTYALYVVPQEKEWKIILNRGVNNWGAYTYDAKEDVATTIVPVKMMNEKMERFTINFEDITDEKLNLVFEWDKTRADVPVEILNVEETLQIIDNLKAIKKIESDIKKKNEPKK
- a CDS encoding bifunctional transcriptional activator/DNA repair enzyme AdaA; amino-acid sequence: MNLPNDIMYNASFNKDASFEGVFWMGVKTTGIFCRPTCTARKPKPENVEFFSNTKDAILKGYRPCKVCKPLEKLNETPKYIQEIITELAENPSLKFKDYDLVKRGIEPATMRRWFLKNHGITFQAYQRMFRINSAFKKIQQGETVTETALESGYESLSGFTESFNNVFGVSPKNSKNQKVIDLKRIETPLGTMYAAATDEGICMLEFTDRKMLETELKHLSKSLNANIIQGENSHFKILEEQLTEYFEGKRKEFTVPLHFVGSDFQKSVWEILMKIPFGETWSYAKQSEILGDSKKVRAVANANGMNKISILVPCHRVIGSDGNLIGYGGGIWRKQKLLELEGAILF